In one Xiphophorus couchianus chromosome 17, X_couchianus-1.0, whole genome shotgun sequence genomic region, the following are encoded:
- the ptpn12 gene encoding tyrosine-protein phosphatase non-receptor type 12 isoform X5, with protein MDQAGILRNFIQRVKAMSELDEDRAEDNFGSDFMRLRRLSTKYRTEKIYPTNVGEREENVKKNRYKDILPFDHTRVKLTLKTTNQDTDYINANFIKGVDGPKTYIATQGPLPNTVIDFWRMNWEYNVAVIVMACREFEMGRKKCERYFPSRDEEPLSFGPFRISCESEQQRTDYFIRTLTVQYNNETRRISQFHYINWPDHDVPSSFDSILDMIGLMREYQENDDVSICVHCSAGCGRTGAICAIDYTWNLLKAGKIPEDFNVFRLIQEMRTQRHSAVQTKEQYELVHRAIAQLFEKQLQLLESPTSTQIHDGMNKSSPDKTSIQSDEGRWDTPPPKPPRIRSSQVEGDVKEEILQPPEAHPVPPILTPSPPSAFPTVTNVRQDNDRYHPKPVIHVLDTTQRSLKENEEANKQQNQSESSLHKPASQSKPRDLNVQSQNQQTQVSHLDLNDNYNNKSSSKSTKSELGPSQTPTPSSPLSPVVECCGAPRIERKLSIEIKKVPLQEGPRSFDTSSSTGANNSTNSGSTLQRAHAFKARSGQTLLTSSSSLSEDSGTEGGSGGCGESHSDEGVLTRPNHLPVTSDGKKKTQDAKPGHTTWTHSCNSPEKPFPKTSSSSSSSDRAAPSSSSSSHISSSSSSSSSSTPVRTALSFTNPLHSDNSEEEGNEEMSELKESYHKNVSTATGTVTTSPHLETQQSIRKVLPMSIAGQTIPSPSASPANVSDCCEASPAVSASDGGTAGVSQVDLGGVR; from the exons cGGTTGCGGCGGCTATCAACCAAGTACCGAACGGAGAAGATCTACCCCACCAACGTAGGAGAGAGggaagaaaatgtgaagaagaaCCGATACAAAGATATACTGCCAT TTGACCACACTAGAGTAAAGCTgacattaaaaacaaccaatcaggacaCAGATTACATCAACGCAAACTTTATTAAG GGTGTTGATGGCCCAAAAACCTACATCGCAACTCAGGGTCCGCTCCCAAACACGGTCATCGACTTCTGGAGGATGAACTGGGAGTACAATGTCGCT GTTATTGTAATGGCTTGCCGAGAATTTGAGATGGGAAGG AAAAAATGCGAGCGGTATTTTCCATCACGAGACGAGGAGCCCTTGAGTTTCGGCCCTTTCAGAATCTCCTGT gaatcaGAGCAGCAAAGAACAGACTACTTTATCAGGACTTTGACGGTGCAGTATAATAAC GAAACACGGCGGATATCTCAGTTCCATTATATCAACTGGCCTGATCACGACGTCCCATCGTCGTTTGACTCCATATTGGATATGATCGGACTAATGAGGGAATACCAGGAGAACGATGACGTTTCTATTTGTGTTCACTGCAG tGCAGGTTGTGGGAGGACGGGGGCTATTTGTGCCATTGACTACACGTGGAATCTCCTCAAAGCTGGG AAAATTCCAGAGGACTTTAACGTTTTCCGGTTAATCCAAGAGATGAGGACACAGCGGCATTCTGCTGTTCAAACAAAG GAGCAGTATGAGTTGGTTCACAGAGCGATCGCTCAGCTTTTTGAGAAACAACTGCAGCTTTTGGAGAGCCCCACCAGCACGCAGATACATGATGGCATG AACAAAAGCAGTCCGGACAAAACAAGCATTCAGTCAGATGAGGGACGATGGGACACTCCGCCGCCTAAACCTCCTCGCATTCGCAG TTCGCAGGTGGAAGGTGACGTTAAGGAGGAGATTCTCCAGCCCCCCGAGGCTCACCCCGTCCCCCCGATTCTCACCCCGTCTCCCCCGTCTGCTTTCCCCACCGTCACCAACGTACGGCAGGACAACGACCGCTACCATCCCAAACCCGTCATACATGTCCTGGATACCACACAGCGCAGCCTGAAAGAG AACGAAGAAGCGAATAAGCAGCAGAACCAGTCCGAATCCAGTCTCCACAAACCTGCCAGCCAATCAAAGCCCAGAGATCTGAATGTACAAAGCCAGAATCAGCAGACCCAGGTCTCACACCTGGATCTCAACgacaactacaacaacaaatcTTCGTCAAAGTCGACAAAGTCTGAATTGGGCCCGAGCCAGACTCCGACTCCCTCCTCGCCCCTGTCGCCGGTCGTCGAATGCTGCGGCGCCCCTCGGATCGAGAGGAAGCTCAGCATAGAGATCAAGAAGGTGCCGCTGCAGGAAGGACCTCGCAGCTTCGacacctcctcctccacagGAGCCAACAATTCGACTAACAGTGGCTCCACGCTGCAAAGGGCCCACGCCTTCAAAGCCCGGTCCGGTCAAACCCTGCTGACGTCCAGCTCTTCTCTGTCGGAGGACTCCGGGACGGAGGGGGGGTCGGGCGGATGCGGAGAGAGCCACTCGGATGAGGGTGTCCTAACCAGACCGAACCACCTTCCCGTGACGAGTGACGGCAAGAAGAAGACGCAAGACGCGAAACCCGGCCACACGACATGGACGCACTCCTGCAACAGCCCCGAAAAACCGTTTCCCAagacctcctcctcctcttcttcctcggACAGAGCcgctccttcctcctcttcctcgtcccACATATCCTCCTCCTCATCGTCGTCGTCCTCCTCCACTCCTGTCAGGACTGCCCTGAGTTTCACCAACCCCCTGCACTCCGATAACTCTGAAGAGGAGGGGAACGAGGAGATGTCCGAGCTGAAGGAGAGTTATCATAAAAACGTCTCCACGGCGACAGGCACCGTGACCACCTCGCCTCACCTGGAAACCCAGCAGTCCATCAGAAAGGTGCTGCCCATGTCCATCGCGGGACAGACCATCCCATCACCCTCTGCAAGCCCAGCAA aTGTCTCTGATTGTTGTGAGGCATCGCCAGCGGTGTCTGCATCAGACGGCGGCACGGCAGGAGTTAGCCAAGTAGACCTGGGTGG GGTTCGGTAA